In Pseudobdellovibrionaceae bacterium, the following proteins share a genomic window:
- the queA gene encoding tRNA preQ1(34) S-adenosylmethionine ribosyltransferase-isomerase QueA, with protein sequence MSLTKSDLMFDYPEELVAVRPQKPPRVLWKQKDKAPQEIAFSDIAQVFREGDLLVINKTQVLPRRLFVGEFDILFLNALDSHTWEVLFPAKKFHVGSQWNLPDGVILTLKQKGRPQVVQTNVELTEEYFAQYGSFALPPYIQQARGERKPLAEDKQWYQTSWAEVPGSLAAPTASLHFSKEDLKALQNKIQIAEVILHVGLGTFLPITAEDLNEHEMHSEFVEIPKHTLMLIEETKARGGRVWALGTTALRALESYPRGHLQKLTTERDATEKVSIAVESTKDSVHGFTNLFLKPGDEFLVCDGLLTNFHQPGSTLICLVSAMAGYKEVMSAYEWAIENKFRLFSYGDLSIWEK encoded by the coding sequence TTGAGCCTGACCAAATCAGATTTGATGTTTGATTATCCCGAAGAGCTTGTGGCCGTTCGACCACAAAAACCTCCTCGTGTGTTATGGAAACAAAAAGACAAAGCCCCCCAAGAGATCGCTTTTTCAGACATAGCTCAAGTGTTTCGCGAGGGGGACCTTCTAGTGATCAATAAAACCCAAGTGCTGCCTCGACGACTCTTTGTGGGGGAGTTTGATATTTTGTTTCTGAATGCTTTAGACTCTCATACTTGGGAAGTGCTTTTCCCTGCTAAAAAATTTCATGTAGGCAGTCAGTGGAATTTGCCTGACGGGGTGATTTTGACTCTAAAACAAAAAGGCCGTCCGCAAGTGGTACAAACTAACGTAGAACTGACAGAAGAGTATTTTGCTCAATATGGAAGCTTTGCTTTACCCCCTTATATCCAACAGGCCCGTGGAGAGAGAAAACCTTTAGCAGAAGATAAGCAGTGGTATCAAACCAGTTGGGCTGAAGTGCCTGGAAGTTTAGCTGCGCCTACAGCCAGCTTGCATTTTTCCAAAGAAGATTTAAAAGCTTTGCAAAATAAAATTCAAATTGCAGAGGTGATCTTGCACGTGGGCCTTGGCACCTTCTTGCCGATCACAGCAGAGGATTTAAACGAACACGAAATGCACTCGGAATTTGTCGAAATTCCCAAACATACCTTAATGCTGATTGAAGAGACTAAGGCCCGAGGGGGAAGAGTATGGGCGTTAGGCACCACAGCCTTACGCGCTTTAGAATCTTACCCTAGGGGACATCTTCAAAAACTGACCACAGAGAGGGATGCAACAGAAAAAGTATCTATAGCTGTAGAATCTACCAAAGACAGCGTGCATGGTTTTACGAACTTGTTTTTAAAACCAGGAGACGAGTTCCTAGTTTGCGATGGCCTTCTGACCAACTTTCATCAGCCTGGCTCCACATTGATCTGCTTGGTGTCGGCTATGGCAGGGTATAAAGAAGTGATGAGTGCCTACGAATGGGCTATAGAAAATAAGTTTCGTTTGTTTTCTTATGGTGATCTTAGCATTTGGGAAAAATAG